A region from the Zonotrichia albicollis isolate bZonAlb1 chromosome 17, bZonAlb1.hap1, whole genome shotgun sequence genome encodes:
- the PCMTD2 gene encoding protein-L-isoaspartate O-methyltransferase domain-containing protein 2 yields MRSAASGAQLGSVYSPSAPALAEPSGAEKSRTEPRPTEPNAAEANRNGTKRTDPSRAELTRTEPSHPLSVYRRLLKMGGAVSAGEDNDELIDNLKEAQYIRTELVEQAFRAIDRADYYLEEFKDNAYKDLAWKHGNIHLSAPCIYSEVMEALDLQPGLSFLNLGSGTGYLSSMVGLILGPFGVNHGVELHSDVIEYAKQKLDFFIKTSDSFDKFEFCEPSFVIGNCLEISPDCTQYDRVYCGAGVQKEHEDYMKNLLKVGGILVMPLEEKLTKITRTGPSAWETKKILAVSFAPLIQPNHTDSGKPRLVHLPPVAVRSLQDLARIAIRGTIKKIIHQEALGRAGDGLKSPPRFKRRRLRRRRMETIVFLDKEVFASRISSPSDDNNNCEDMEEERLEEEEESKPSELKPDPPVNFLREKVLSLPLPDPLKYYLLYYREK; encoded by the exons ATGCGCAGTGCGGCGAGCGGAGCTCAGCTGGGCAGTGTTTACAGCCCGAGCGCGCCGGCCTTGGCTGAGCCGAGCGGAGCCGAAAAGAGCCGAACCGAACCGAGGCCAACCGAACCGAACGCAGCCGAGGCGAACCGAAACGGGACGAAGCGAACGGACCCGAGCCGAGCCGAACTGACCCGAACGGAGCCGAGCCATCCGTTGAG CGTTTACAGGAGGCTGCTGAAGATGGGAGGTGCAGTGAGTGCAGGAGAAGACAACGATGAATTAATTGATAACCTGAAGGAGGCCCAGTACATCAGGACAGAGCTGGTGGAGCAGGCATTCAGAGCCATTGATAGGGCAGATTACTACCTGGAGGAGTTCAAAGACAATGCCTACAAGGATTTGGCATGGAAGCATGGAAATATTCATCTCTCAGCACCGTGCATTTACTCAGAGGTGATGGAAGCTTTGGACCTGCAACCAGGGCTGTCGTTTCTGAACCTTGGCAGTGGCACTGGTTATCTGAGTTCCATGGTTGGACTCATCCTGG GTCCTTTTGGGGTTAACCACGGTGTGGAGCTTCACTCTGACGTGATCGAGTACGCCAAGCAGAAATTGGATTTCTTCATTAAAACAAGCGACAGCTTTGACAA GTTTGAATTTTGTGAGCCATCCTTTGTCATTGGCAATTGTTTAGAGATTTCTCCAGACTGCACTCAGTATGACCGTGTTTACTGTGGTGCTGGAGTCCAGAAGGAGCATGAGGACTACATGAAGAACCTGTTGAAAGTTGGGGGAATTCTTGTCATGCCTCTAGAAGAGAAG TTGACTAAGATAACTCGGACTGGTCCTTCTGCCTGGGAGACCAAGAAGATTCTTGCTGTTTCCTTTGCTCCCTTGATTCAGCCAAACCACACAGATTCAGGAAAACCGAGGCTCGTTCACTTGC CGCCCGTGGCCGTCCGCAGCCTGCAGGACCTGGCTCGCATCGCCATCCGAGGCACCATCAAGAAGATCATCCACCAGgaggccctgggcagggctggggacggCCTCAAGAGCCCCCCCAGGTTCAAGAGGAGGCGGCTGCGGCGCCGGCGCATGGAGACCATCGTGTTCCTGGACAAGGAGGTGTTCGCCAGCCGCATCTCCAGCCCCTCCGACGACAACAACAACTGCGAGGACatggaggaggagaggctggaggaggaggaggaatccAAACCCTCTGAACTAAAGCCAGACCCTCCCGTGAACTTTTTGAGAGAAAAGGTCTTGAGCCTGCCGTTGCCTGATCCCTTGAAGTATTACTTGCTTTATTACAGGGAAAAgtag